The Microbacterium sp. SORGH_AS_0428 genome contains the following window.
TGTGGATCATCAGCACCGTCGTCCTGCTCGTGGGCGCGGCGGGCATCACCCAGCTCAAAGCTGACGGCGTGCCCTCCAGCGACCTCGTGCTGGGGTACTCGCAGGCACGTGACGGTCAGGACGTGCTCGCGGAGCATTTCCCTGCAGGCTCCGGCAGCCCCGTGTACGTCGTGGTCTCCGAGACGGATGCGGCCGCCGCCGTCACCGCGGCGTCGGATGCCGAAGGCATCGACAGCGTGGCGATCGCCGCCGCGGACTCGCCGACGGGCCAGGCGTCGGTCACCGTCTCCGCAGGTGCGCTCGAGCTCACAGCGGTGGGTCCGCCCGGCACCCCGGCTCCTGCGGCGACCACCGTCGACGGCGACGTCCTGCTGATCGCGACGCTCTCGGATGCGGCGGACTCCGCGGCGGCCGACGACGCCGTCGTGGCGCTCCGCGACACCCTCGACCGCGACCTCGGGGAAGGAGCGGCGCTCGTCGGCGGCCAGACCGCCATAGACGTCGACACGAACGCCACCTCGATCCGCGACCGCACGGTGATCATCCCCGTCATCCTCGCCGTCGTCTTCCTCATCCTCATGCTCCTGCTGCGCTCGATCCTGGCGCCGGTGCTGCTGATCGCGAGCACGGTGATCTCGTTCGGCACGGCGATGGGGGTGAGTGCGCTGGTGTTCAACCACGTTTTCGACTTCCCCGGCGCCGACCCCGCCGTGCCGCTCTACGGCTTCGTCTTCCTCGTCGCCCTCGGCATCGACTACAACATCTTCCTGATGTCGCGCGTGCGGGAGGAATCGCTTCGCCACGGCACCCGCGCGGGCATCGTGCGCGGCCTCGTCTCCACGGGCGGTGTGATCACCTCGGCGGGCCTCGTGCTCGCGGCGACGTTCGCCGCCCTCGGTGTCATCCCGATCCTCTTCCTCGCGCAGTTGGCCTTCATCGTCGCGTTCGGCGTGCTCCTGGACACCTTCGTCGTCCGTTCGCTGCTGGTGCCCGCGCTCGCCTCCGACATCGGGCGGGCGGTGTGGTGGCCCTCCAAGCTGTGGCGCGCCGGACCGGAGACGAAGGATGCGGCGCCGATGACGCGTGCCGAGTACCGGCGTACGCTCGGATCATGACCAAGGCGCTGTTCATCGTCGACGTCCAGAACGACTTCACCGAGCGCGGTGCGCTCGGGGTGGCGGGAGGCGACGCCGTCGCCGAGCGGATCTCCGCCTACCTCGCCGAGCACGCGGGCGACTACGGCCTCATCGTCGCGTCCCGGGACTGGCATGACGCCGAGGGTGACAACGGCGGGCACTTCGCCGCAGAGCCCGACTTCATCGACACGTGGCCGCCGCACTGCGTGGCGGGCACGTTCGGTGCCGAGTACGACGAGGTCTTCGACACATCCGCCGTGACCCACCACCTCAAGAAGGGGCAGGGCGAACCCGCGTACTCGCTCTTCGAGGGACGCGCCGAGGACGGGCGCACGGCGATCGAGTTGCTCGAGGAGCACGGGATCCTCGACATCGACGTCGTGGGTCTCGCGACCGACTACTGCGTACGCGCATCGGCCCTCGACGCCATCGCGGCCGGGCGGCACGTGCGCGTGTTCACCGACCTCGTCGCCGGTGTCCACGCGGAGTCGAGTGAGAAGGCCCTCGCAGAGATCGCGCACGCCGGCGCAGAGGTGACGGCGTCGCGCTGAGCGCGCAGGCGCTCACGAGATCCAGAGCACCACTCCGGTCATCCCGGTCAACACGGCGGCGACGCCCGCGCGGATGGCGTCGTCGCAGCGTTCCGGGGTGAAGGACGCCTCGTCGAAGTGC
Protein-coding sequences here:
- a CDS encoding isochorismatase family protein yields the protein MTKALFIVDVQNDFTERGALGVAGGDAVAERISAYLAEHAGDYGLIVASRDWHDAEGDNGGHFAAEPDFIDTWPPHCVAGTFGAEYDEVFDTSAVTHHLKKGQGEPAYSLFEGRAEDGRTAIELLEEHGILDIDVVGLATDYCVRASALDAIAAGRHVRVFTDLVAGVHAESSEKALAEIAHAGAEVTASR